The stretch of DNA ACCTCGATCGGTTAACGCGGATGTAAGGGGTGAAACATAACCGTAACAAAGCGGGAACGCACCATTTACTTGCGGGAGGTTCTTGTAACAACCCGGCAATCTAAATCCTGCGCCGGCGAAACACGGCGGGGCAAAACTCTTCTTAGAACGCAAACCGCGTTGGGACAGGCGGAGTGATCCGCAGCATCAACCAAGATCGCATCTAAGCAAGGGAGGACGTGCACCATGGAACTTACCGCAGGTCACGTATGGCTGATGGTGGCGGCGGCACTCGTGCTGTTCATGACACCAGGGCTCGCATTTTTCTACGGCGGCATGACGCGCGCCAAAGCCGCACTGAACATGATGATGATGAGCTTCATTTCCATCGGCATGGTCGGTGTGGTCTGGGTGCTCTGGGGCGCCTCGATGAGCTCCGGCGAGGGCTTCCTGGAGATTGTCGGGAACCCTTTCGCCACCTTCGGCCTCGAAGGGATCACCACCCCGGACGGACTGATCAAGGTCGGCTACGCAGCCACCTTCGCCATCATCACGGTGGCACTGATCAGCGGTGCGATCGCTGACCGCGCCAAGTTTGGTGCCTGGAGCGTGTTCGTTCCGGTCTGGGTCACCCTGGTGTACTGCCCGCTGGCCTACATGGTCTGGGGCGGCGGGCTCTTCGGTCCCGAAGGCGCCATCGGCCAGGCGCTCGGCCCCGCGATCGACTTCGCCGGCGGCACGGTCGTCCACATCAACGCCGGCGTTGCCGCGCTGGTCCTCGTGCTGATCATCGGCAACCGCAGGGGCTTCGGCAAGGATCCGAACCACCGCCCTCACAACATCCCCTTCGTCATGCTTGGCGCGGCCATCCTCTGGTTCGGCTGGTTCGGCTTCAACGCTGGAGCCGCTACCACCGCGGAGCAGGGCGGCCTGATCTGGGTCAACACCCTGGCAGCCCCGGCAGCGGCCATGCTCGGCTGGCTTGTCACTGAGCGGATCCGCGACGGACACCCGACCTCGCTCGGCGCCGCCTCCGGTGTTGTGGCCGGCCTCGTTGCGATCACCCCGGCCTGTGCCAATGTCAGCCCGGTCGGCGCACTGTGCCTCGGCGTGGTGGCTGGCGTGGCCTCCGCGCTCGCCGTCGGACTCAAGTTCCGCTGGGGCTTTGATGACTCACTCGACGTCGTCGGCGTCCACCTTGTGTCCGGCATCATCGGTACCGTCGCGTTGGGCTTCATCGCCCTGCCGGCCGACGGCGTCGGTGGCGGGCTCTTCTACGGCGGCGGTTTCACCCAGCTCTGGGCACAGCTCGCCGTGGCCGGCACCGCGATCGTCTACTCGGCAGTCCTGACCGCCGTGATCGCGTTCGCCATCCACAAGACCATGGGCTTCCGGGTTTCCCAGGAGCAGGAAGTTGTGGGCGTGGACCTCAGCCTGCACGCAGAAACGGCCTACGAATTCGGTGTTGGCGGCCACGGCGGAAGCTTCCAGCCGCTGCATGAACTGATCACGGGCCGGCAGCAGGACGAGGACGGGGCAATGGCTCCGGCCGGCCCGGCGTCCAACGACAAGAGCACCGCAACAGGCAAGGAAAGCGTGGAGGCATGAAACTGATTACAGCAATCGTCCGGCCGGAAAAGCTCGATGCCATCCGGGAAGGCCTGGAGGCCTACGGGGTGCAGGGCCTCACGACCCCACGGTCAGCGCGGCCAGCGGCTATGGCCGGCAGCGCGGCTACACCGAGGTGTACCGCGGAGCCGAGTACAACGTGGACCTGCTGCCCAAGATCCGGGTAGAGGTCCTGGCCACGGACGAACAGGCGGACGATATCCTCGATGTCATCATCGCCAGCTCGAACACCGGCCGGGCCGGCGACGGCAAGGCCTGGACGATGGATGTGTTCGAAGCGGTGCGGGTCCGCACCGGGGAACGCGGGGCCGCCGCCATCTAGGCCTGACACAGAAGCCCTGACACAGAAGCGGGCCGGTTACCTGACAAAGGTAACCGGCCCGCTTTTGCATGCCTTGTCTTTTGCGTGCCTTAGGTGGTCCAGCCCTCCGGACCTGATGACCCGGCGCGGTACTCCTCCAGCGGAACGTTGCCTTGGGCCCACGCCTGCAGCACGGGATCGACAATGCGCCAGCAGTCCTCCGCGGTGTCGGCCCGGACGGACAGCAGGGGGTCGCCGGTCAGGACGCCTTCCAGGACTTCGCCGTAGGGCAGGAGCTCGGAGGCGCTGAGCTCGGCCTGCAGCGTGACCCGGTCAAGGTCCAGGACGTTGCCCGGGCCGTTCACATCGACGTCGAACTGAAGAGTGTCCGGTCCGAAGCCGATCCGGAGCTGGTTGGGGGCGTCCACCCCCGTGAACCCCCGGGGCAGGTGCGGCACGGGCCGGAACGTCACCACGGCTTCCTTGCGTTTATCGCCCAGGGCCTTGCCGGAGCGCAGGATGAAGGGAACCCCCTGCCAGCGCCAGTTGTCGATGTCCACCTGGACCTCGGCAAGGGTTTCGGTGTTCCGGCTCGGGTCCACGCCTTCTTCTTTCGCGTAGTTTGGGATCTCGCGCCCGGAGATGGAGCCGGCGGTGTACCGTGCGCGGCGCGTGCTCTCCGTATAGGGCGGCTTGATGCTGCTGGCGCGCAAAACCGTGGCCACGGCGTCGCGGAGATCACGCTCGTCAACGGACGCCGGCGGTTCGATCGCCATCAGCGCCATGATCTGCAGCAGATGGCTCTGGATCATGTCCCGGAGGGCGCCGGCGCCGTCGTAATACCGGGCGCGGCCCTCCAGGGCCAGGTCCTCATCGAAGATGACCTCTACCTTTTCGATGTACTCCCGGTTCCACACGGGTTCGAGGAAGGTGTTCGCGAAACGCAGGCCCAGGATGTTCAGCACCGTGGCCTTGCCCAGGAAATGGTCAACCCGGTGGATGTGGTCCTCCGGCGCCAGGGTGGCTAGAACCTTGTTCAGGTGCCGGGCGGACTCCTGATCGGAGCCGAACGGTTTCTCCATCACCAGCCGGGTCCCTTGCGGCACCTGCTCCGGGGCCAGGGCCTCGCAGGCCAGCTGGCTGATCCGCGGCGGGAGGGCGAAGTACACGGCCACCGGGCCCGCAAGCTGCCCCAGGAGACCGGCGAGCTGTCCCTCTGCGGTGACGTCCAGCTGGTGGTAGCTGGTGGTTTCGCGGATCCGCTTCAACTCGCC from Arthrobacter sp. B3I9 encodes:
- a CDS encoding ammonium transporter: MELTAGHVWLMVAAALVLFMTPGLAFFYGGMTRAKAALNMMMMSFISIGMVGVVWVLWGASMSSGEGFLEIVGNPFATFGLEGITTPDGLIKVGYAATFAIITVALISGAIADRAKFGAWSVFVPVWVTLVYCPLAYMVWGGGLFGPEGAIGQALGPAIDFAGGTVVHINAGVAALVLVLIIGNRRGFGKDPNHRPHNIPFVMLGAAILWFGWFGFNAGAATTAEQGGLIWVNTLAAPAAAMLGWLVTERIRDGHPTSLGAASGVVAGLVAITPACANVSPVGALCLGVVAGVASALAVGLKFRWGFDDSLDVVGVHLVSGIIGTVALGFIALPADGVGGGLFYGGGFTQLWAQLAVAGTAIVYSAVLTAVIAFAIHKTMGFRVSQEQEVVGVDLSLHAETAYEFGVGGHGGSFQPLHELITGRQQDEDGAMAPAGPASNDKSTATGKESVEA
- a CDS encoding glucose-6-phosphate dehydrogenase; this encodes MTSQTTVKTLLILGASGDLTGRLLLPGLARLVARGHAEGLTLVGAGSDPWTEDQWLERVEASFAAADSEAEADGRGELKRIRETTSYHQLDVTAEGQLAGLLGQLAGPVAVYFALPPRISQLACEALAPEQVPQGTRLVMEKPFGSDQESARHLNKVLATLAPEDHIHRVDHFLGKATVLNILGLRFANTFLEPVWNREYIEKVEVIFDEDLALEGRARYYDGAGALRDMIQSHLLQIMALMAIEPPASVDERDLRDAVATVLRASSIKPPYTESTRRARYTAGSISGREIPNYAKEEGVDPSRNTETLAEVQVDIDNWRWQGVPFILRSGKALGDKRKEAVVTFRPVPHLPRGFTGVDAPNQLRIGFGPDTLQFDVDVNGPGNVLDLDRVTLQAELSASELLPYGEVLEGVLTGDPLLSVRADTAEDCWRIVDPVLQAWAQGNVPLEEYRAGSSGPEGWTT